TTGATCCGGCCGGTGATGGCCAAGTAGCCCTCCTCGTCCAGCACGCCCAGGTCGCCGGAGTGCAGCCAGCCTTCCGAGTCAATGGTCTGGGCCGTGGCCTCGGGCATATTGTAGTAGCCTTTCATCACGTTGTAGCCCCGGCAGCAGACCTCGCCCTGGATACCGGGCGCCACCGGCTGGTTGGTCTCCGGGTCCACCACCCGGACCTCAATGGCCGGCATGGCCCGACCGACAGTGGCCACGCGGCGGTTGAGATCGTCATCCACCCGGGTCTGGGTCATCACCGGCGACGCCTCGGTCAGCCCGTAGCAGATGGTGATGTCGCGCATGTACATTTTCTCCATCACCTGGCGCATCACCCGCACCGGACAGGGCGAGCCAGCCATGATCCCGGTGCGCAGGGTGCTGAAGTCGAACTTGGGAAACAGGCGGTGCTCCAGCACGGCGATGAACATGGTCGGTACGCCGTACAGTGCTGTGCAACGCTCCTGCTCCACCGAGGCCATGACGTGCACAGGATTGAACCCCTCCAGGATGACCAGGGTGCTGCCGTGGCTGACAGCGGCCAGCACGCCCAGCACACAGCCGAAGCAGTGAAACAGGGGGACCGGAAGACAGATCCGGTCTTTGTGGGTGAAGAGCTGATTCTCTCCGATCCAATAGCCGTTGTTGGCAATATTGGCATGGGTGAGCATCACCCCCTTGGGAAAACCGGTGGTGCCGGAGGTGTACTGCATGTTGACCACGTCGTGGGGATCGAGCGTGGCTTGCCGGGCATTATATGCATCCCAGGGGACCATGTGGCCCAGGGCCAGAAGCTCAGGGATGGAGTACATTCCCCGGTGCTTTTCCGGACCCAGGAAAAAAACCCGCTTCAGTCGCGGGAATCGCTTGCTGCGCAGATACCCCCGGGGGGCGGTGCGCAGCTCCGGAACCAGTTCGTTGATCACGGCCACATAGTCCGTGTCCCGAAAGCCATCAATGAGGAAGATGTTTTCCGCTTCGGACTGCTCCAGGACATAGGCCAGCTCGTTGGCCTTGTAGTTGGTGTTCACGGTCAAAAGCACCGCACCGATCCTGGCCGTGGCAAATTGCAGCGCCACCCAGTAGGGCACGTTGGTGGCCCAGACCGCCACCTTTTCCCCCTTCCGCACGCCCAAATGCAGCAGGCCACGGGCCAGTTGATCGACCACGTCGGAGAATTCCTGATAGGTCAGTCGAAAGCCGCGGTCCACGTAGACCACGGCGTCATTGTCCGGATAGTCCCTGACGGCCTCGTCCAGCAACCGGCCCAGGGTAATTTCTCGAAGGATTGGCTTGTCCACGAATGCTCCCAGATGGAAATGTATTTGGGTTCAATAGTGATTCAGGAGTTAAAAGCTGCTCAAATTGCCAGGGGATGAGAAGCGTCCGATTTCCGGTCGTGCACGTTCACGTCAACGTCCACGAAAAAGCCCATTTCGGAAACGTGAACGTGAACGGGCACGATTTGCTGACGGATGCAGCAGAAAATGAATACCCTCTGCCTTGTCTCCTCCACTACTCCGGAATATACAATACGGCGTAGATTTGTGCGGCCTCGCCTCCCACCGCGCCGACATGGTGGGGAACGGCGGAATTGTAGTAGATGGAGTCTCCGGATTTCAGCCGGTGAGTTTCCTGGCCGTAACGGATCTCGATTTCACCCGAAACCACGACGATGAACTCCTCGCCTTCATGGTTCGAAAGGTGTCTGTCTTTGGCCGATTCAGGCAGAACCTGAATGAAGAACGGTTCCATGTGCCGGTCTGTCTTGCCCACACCCAGGGGAAAAAAGCGCAAGGCCACCGGGCTGTCCTGCCCCCGGTGCATGTTCAGGCCGGCCTGACGTTCCGCGAATCGAACGATCAGCGGGTCACGGCTGACGTGATCATCCAGGAACGTGCCCAGGCGCACGCCCAACCCCCGGGCGGCCTTGACCAACGGCCCCAGGGACGGAGGATCCTGGGATGCCTCCATGCGGGCGATGAAATCCGGCTCAAGGCCGCTACGTTCGGCCAATTGCTCAAGAGAAAGTTCCTGCTCCTCGCGCAGGCTGCGAATTCGGGCACCAACGTTTTTTTTGCTCATGTTTCGGACCTCTGGTATGCATGACCGCGATGGCGGTCTGGTGTGAAAAAATGGCCTGGACCGGCCCTGGGTTGGCCCTGGACCTCGCGCTTCCCGTCGGCAAAAATGCCGCTGCCGCCAGAAAACAAGAGGTGTTCCAAAGCTCGTTTCTCGGGCACGGCTCTCAACGCGGTGGGACATCGTCCATTGGTCAAAAACGGTGTCATATTCAGCATCCACTCGTCCTGCAACCCCAAACCGGATCACTCCACTGTTGTCAATGGCCCCATCCTCTCCGCCACCTGTCTCTCCAAACGCCCCCTGCCGCGTGGATGTCGTCGGCCTGGGACAAGGTCGGTGCACGGACTTGGATCACTGCCGCCGGGTGATTCACGCTGCCGATGTCCTGGTCGCTGGAGAGCGGATTTTGACCGAGTTCCCGGACTTTCCCGGTGAACGGCTTGTGATCAAGGCACCGCTATCATCGATCCTGGAAAAACTGGATCAAGCCCGCGATGCCGGACGCCGGGTGGTGGTTTTGGTAGGCGGTGACCCCTGTTTCTTTGGGATTGGTCCGCTTTTGGTCCGGCGTTGGGGGCGGGAGAACGTGCGGCTGCACCCGGCCACGACCACACTTCAGGCCGCGGCGGCACTCCTGGGCATTGCCTGGCAGGATGTGGCCACGGTTTCCCTGCATGGCAGGAATCGCGCCACACCGCTTTTCGCCGCCCTGGGGCGCCATTCCTGGGTCGCCGTTTATACGGACCACGTGCACCCTCCCGCGACCCTGGCCGCAATGCTGCTGGAGCGCGGAGCGGACAACTTCCGGATGTGGGTGTTCGAGAATCTGGGTCTGGCTGACCAGCGCTGGGGGATGTTTCCCCTGGAAGAGGCCCAGACCAATGCTTTCTCGCCCTTGAACCTGGTCCTTTTGGAACGGCTCCAGGAGCCGAAGATCAGACTGACCCTGGGCATGTCTGAACATGACTACGTCCACGAACAGGGCCTGATCACCAAGCCGATGGTCCGGGCCGCGGCGCTGGCGGCACTCTCCTTGGAGCCTGAAAACCTGCTCTGGGATCTCGGTGCCGGATGCGGCTCCGTGGGAATCGAGGCCGGATTGCTCCTGCCCGCGGGGGGCGTGGTGGCGGTGGAGAAAGAAGCTCGGAGGGTGGCCATGATCCGGAAAAATGTCCGCCGGACCAATGCGTTCTGGGTCCATGTCCTGCACGGACGGATGCCGGATTGTCTGACATACCTTCCCGAACCGGACCGCATTTTCCTCGGCGGCGGTCTTTCCCAAGGAGACAGCTTGCTGGAAACTGTCTGCACCCGGCTGAGGCCCGGCGGGCGACTCGTGGCCGCGCTGGTGCTGCTGGAAAGCCTCGAACAGGTCAGGGTCCATCTGGACCGACTGCATTGGCCTGTTGAGTTGCTTCAGGTTCAGGCCAGCCATGCGACGCCGCTGGCCGGTGGCGTGCGTCTGAACGCCCTGAACCCTGTTTTTTTGATCAGCAGCCGCAAACCGGACTCATGAGCCCGGCACCGCTTCCCGTCGTCCATTTCGTCGGCGCAGGACCGGGAGATCCGGAGCTGCTGACCCTCAAGGCCCAGCGACTGATCCGCGAAGCGGATCTGATCATCTATGCCGGTTCCCTGGTGCCAGTGGTCATGCTCGAGGGGGCCAAGGACTCCTGCCGGATCGTGGATTCCTCCGGCCTGACCCTGGATCAGACCCACGAGCTGATCCGCGACGCGGTCCGCTCAGGTCGGCGGGTGGTCCGGCTGCACACCGGTGATCCGGGCCTCTACGGCGCGGTACGCGAACAGGCCCGCCTTCTGGACGCGGAGGGCATCTCCTACGCCGTGGTCCCCGGCGTGACCGCGGCCATGGCCGCCGCGGCCGCGGCCAACGTGTCCTTCACCATCCCCAAGATTTGCCAGACCCTGATTCTGACCCGTCTGGACGGCCGTACCCGGGTCCCTGAATTGGAACAGCTGCGGGGGCTGGCCGCTCACCAGGCGGCCCTGGCCGTGTATCTCAGCGGCCCCAACCACCAAAGGCTGGCCCAAGAACTGCTCGACGGCGGCTACCCCCCGGACACCACGATCATCGCCGCCCACCGCGTCGGCTGGCCCGAGGAAGACATCCAGCGCCTGACCCTGGACAAACTGGCCAAGACCGAGGCAGAACCTCTCTGGGAACGCCAGACCATCTTCCTCGTCCTCCCCAGCCAGGAACTGGCCACCACATCCAGACTGTACGCTCCGGAGTTCGAACATGGATTTCGGGGGGAAAGAGGAAGTTCTCCGGTGAGCGCAGTCGCAGAGGTCGCATCTTCCCGACAATAATCATTTTTCAAAGAATAGCCTGGGAGGGTATTTATGCATCAGGATGTCGTACTTATCGAGAAAGAGGCGTTGTCACTTCCCCTGGATCAACGAGCGCTTCTTGTTGAACGTCTCTTTCAGTCTCTGGGCCGAGAGGACGAACTTATCACGCAAAGGTGGAGTGAAGAAGCCGAAAAACGGCTTGACGCATATTATGCCGGAAAGGTCTCTGCAGTGGATGGACCATCTTTTGTCGCGTCACTTCGTCGAGAGCTGGCATGAACTACAGGCTACTGACTACGGCCACGGAAGACTTGGCTCGCATTGCCCATTACTACGAACGTCGGGGTGGGGTCGTGAGTTTTTGGATGAGTTCGATGCCGTGATGTCAAAAGTATGCTCCTTTCCATCTGCTTGGAAGCAAATTGGAGCAAGGCATCAGCGATGTCTTTTTCGCCGTTTTCCCTATGCCGTGCTGTATACGACATCCGCTGAATCAATCGTTGTTTCAGGAGTCATGGATTTGCGGTCGGATCCAGAACGATTTCTGGAACGAATCCGGCGGACCTGATTGCTCATCCTTCCTTGTTGATATCAAGACGAAACCACCATGCAAGACAACACGAAAATCTACGTAGCCGGCCATCGCGGCCTGGTTGGTTCGGCCCTGGTGCGGGTTTTGGAAGCCAAGGGGTGTCGGAACGTTCTTCAGCGGACCAGCGCGGAACTGGATCTGACCGATCAGGAAGCCGTACGCCGGTTTTTCGAGCAGGAACGTCCGGACTCCGTCTTCCTGGCCGCGGCCAAGGTGGGCGGAATCCTGGCCAACAACACCTATCCGGCCCAGTTCATCCACGTCAATCTGGCCATCCAGACCAACGTGATCCACGAAGCCTGGCGTAGCGGAGTGCGCCGCCTGCTCTTCCTGGGTTCGTCCTGCATCTTTCCCCGGGATTGCCCCCAGCCCATGAAGGAAGAGTACCTGCTCACCGGCCCCCTGGAGCCCACCAACCGGCCTTACGCCGTGGCCAAGATCGCGGGCATCGAGATGTGCTGGGCCTACAACCGGGAGTACGGCACCCGCTACCTGGCCGTGATGCCCACCAATCTCTACGGCCCCAACGACAATTACGACTTGGCCGGCAGTCACGTCATCCCGGCCATGATCCGCAAATTCCACGAGGCCAAAGTCGCCGGTGCACCGCACGTCACCCTCTGGGGCACCGGCGCGCCGCGCCGGGAGTTCCTGCACGTGGACGACCTGGCCCGGGCCTGTGTATACCTGATGGACTTGCCCGAAACGGAGTATGCCGGGCTCTTAAAAGAGGACGTCGCACCGCTGCTGAACATCGGCTCCGGGGAGGATCAGACCATTCGGGAACTGGCCGAGATGGTCCGCGAGACGGTCGGGTATCAGGGGGATATCGTCTGGGATACGGGCAAGCCGGACGGCACTCCGCGCAAGCTCCTGGATGTCTCCCGGATGCGGAATCTGGGGTGGAAGCCTGTTTTGGATCTGCAAGAAGGCCTGGAAATGACGTATCAGGATTTCCTCGCCACCCCGCGTCTTCCGTCTTCAGCGACTGGCGCAGGGTGAACTGACTGAAAACAGTCCCAGAGAGGATTTTGGGTCAGCCTTGCGCTAAGGTTCAAGTCGGGCAGAGATCAGTACTGGAGGCCTGAGCGGCGTTTTCGTTGCATTCGCCCAGTCAGGAAACCGAAAAACCACGCTGTAAAGACAACACCGCCACCGAACAGAAACCACCGTAGGCGCTCCGAGGCCCGAAGTTGCTCATTCTCGGAGCTGAGTTCTTGAACCCTGGTTTGCACCTGCTCCAGTTGCACCGTTGTGGTATCATGACGTTGGCGAAGTTCCACGACATGGGCAGCCTCCGTGAGCAATGCCGCATGCTCCTGCTCCAGGGCGGCATAATTCTGCGCTGTTTCGGAAAGGGTGTTCTCCAGCTGCCGTGTTGTCGCTTCCAGCTCGGCGATGCGACCCAAAGCCCCACCGGATGCCTCCCGGAGATTTTCATGTTCTTGCTGCAATCGCTCCAGTTGCAGACGCGCGGGCAGCTCACTCGTCGTGAATCGCTGCAAAACCCACCCTGAACTGCCTTCCCCATCTCGCACGCGCAGCCAACCGTCGCCCTCCTCCAAAACCGTCAGCAAGGTCCCGGAGGGCAGCATCTTCACGATTCGATGGTCCGTGGAAGGACCGGTCCGTTTGGTGATCTCTTGACGATCAGCAACGTAAATTGATCTGGCATGCACGTCGTCAGTGCTGAACAAGAGGGAGAAAAAAAACAGCGAGGTCATCCATAAAAGTGTTTTCATAATATATGCGAACTCCACCTGGGGTGGTTACGGGAAATTGGTCTTCCATGTGAAAAAAATTGGAGGCAGACAATTTCGGAAAGGATGTAGTAAAGTGCCTGCCAACAGGATCCGCGGTTGCTGGCCAGCATAGGGAACTTGGCAGGATTTGCAAAGTGATGTGTGCTGGGCCGGAATTTCATGTTTCCCTGCATTCCCGATTCGTTCTTTTGTAACCAATGCCGGTCACCAAATGTTCACGTTCTAAGGATATTTCTGATTCCAATATCGTCGCGTACTCAATAGCGCTGACAGGCCCGATGTGCCGGAGTATGTTGTGCCGTATCCGCCTGATGGCCCTCTCGGTCGCGTTGGACCGGGCACGGTTGGGCCGATTGCTCGACTTTTCATGCTGATGGAACAGGGCGTTGATCTCGCTGACTGACATGTCCGACACATCCTTGTCGAAAAAATGCATAGCAAAACCTCCATCACGGGGCAAAAAACCATTTTTTTTGAATTTCAAGGTGATATATTGCCATCTCGCTGCCTGTGGCCAGGCTGGTCGGAAAAAGCCTCCCTCTCGGTGTGGGGCTTGTTTGTTCGCGGGAACGCGGAAATCGCGATGATCATGCATGCAAGAAAGACGAGGCCCATGCCAATGAGATTGTGGACAAACATAAATTATCTCCAGGGGATTACCCATATGGGCACTACGGAAATGGCCATCTTTTCGATCAAAATTCAATTACCCGCATCCTTTATCGCACCGTGCAGACGAAACATGTACCAGACATCCTCACACAGCCAATCCACTGTCGCCCGGGAATCATAAATTCCGAGGAAATTTTCTGGATAGGTCTGGAGCAGCCTGGCATATTTCTTCGTTTCCGCACCAACCACCTGATGGTCAGTGCAGCTGAACAGAAAAACAGCTTTTGGTTGACGCGTATTGTGAATTTTCTCAATACATGCAGAGGCCACGTCTTCCGCGGAGCAGGTTATTTTTTTCATTGTTGTCTCTTCCTTCCAAAAAAAAGGATCGTTGCTTTCTAAAATGAAAGCGGGTTCCGGAGAAGAAGAATCGACTTCCTGAAACCCGCTTTCCTGTTGCGGCACGTTCTGCTTACTGCATCACAGGGACGCGAACGACCTGCTCACCGACCTGAACGTCAACATGCTGGTCCGAAACTTCCTTGATCGTCCCCTGATGGGCATCTCCCTGACATTCCTCTGTCGTCTTCACGATGCTCATTTCACCTTCATGGATGCAAACCACAACATCCTGGTCTTTTTCAAACGTTGCCGCGACTATGGCAAAGGGAATCATGATTACCAAACCCAGAACGACACCAGTGATAAAGCCTCTCATAGCACCTCCAACTCATTGATTCGCGTCGTGACGACGCGGCGGTTCGGAAGACATGCCCCAGCCCCAATGACCGGCGACGAATCCAACACAGCAACCCTCGTGCCACATAAAAGCTATTGATATTATAAAACTTTTGTTTAACTTCCGGAAGTATTCGCGCATCTGCCGTACACTGGTTTCATTTTTTGCACAGCTGGGCAGTCCATTTTCAATACCACGGCTTGTTTTCGAAGCTCAATTTATCCGCTTTTGAGATCCCTCTTTTTTTTGAGGCGAAGGGGTCGGTTTCGCCATGTGGACATTAATGCTGTGGTTGTGATCTCTGATCCGGCCTGCCAAGATGGTGGCGAGGCATGGGCACCGCAAGGCAACACCAAAGGCAGAGAGGCAATCGGCATGGCATCCAGACCGCTGCGCATCGGGATCACGACGAAACTCCTGGCCTGGAGTCTCGCCCTGATCACGATCTTTTACATTATAACTTTTGCTCTTTTCTTGGGGATCAAGGGGATCGTCTCTACGTCAGGGCGGATCGTCAATGAAGACTTCGCGACGATCACCCAATCTGACCAAGTCATGGATACCCTTCTGAGTTATCTTGAAAATCTGCGAAAGTACCAGATATTAGGACGAGAAGAATATCTATCAGCTTCCTGGGATCACTTGGAAAATCTTCAACTCCTGGTTGGTGGAACCGTCATCCGCAGGGATCATTCTCCGGGCCTTTTCTCCTTGCAAACAGACCTTGCAAAATATTTGCACAATGGGAATCATGGACTCTTCCCCGGTGAAAATGAGGCCGAGCGCTGGATATCCTTGGTTTCGATGGACCGCATGGATCGCTTTGAGCGGATAAATACAAGCGTGCAGAGTATTTACGCCAAAGGGGCCGCGGCATATCGCTGGGGTCTCATCGGACTTGCGACAGCAACCTTTTTGGGTATTGCCGCAAGTCTGGGAGTCGCCCTGCACCTGCATCGCTCCTTGCGGGCAATCCGGCAGGGAATCGGCAGGATGACCCATAATGAAGAGTTCCAGCCGATCCGCACGAATTCCTCAGATGAACTTGGGGAACTGGCTGAAGCGTTCAATGCCATGGCCGAGCGCCTGGAGGTGGAAGCCCGAATGCGCGCGGAGTTCATATCCATGCTTAGCCATGAAATCCGTACTCCGCTGACGAGCATCCGGGAGGCTATCAGCCTCGTCCAAGACGGGGTTCTGGGCCCGGTTGACCAACGCCAGTCAGCCTACCTGGATATCGCCCAGAAGGAAGCCCACAGACTTTCCGATCTTCTCTCTAAATTGATGCAAATCTCCAATCTGGGTTCAAAAGGAATTGAACTCCATATCCAAGCCTTGCCCCTGCGGAATCTGGTTCAAGAAGCCATTCTGCGGGTCCAACCCATTGCCGTGAAAAAATCCATAACCATTGCTCCGCCGGATTTGGATGAGAATACCTGGGTTTTGGCCGACAAGGAGCATATTCAGCAAGTACTCTTTAACCTGTTGGGAAATGCCCTGAAGTTCACCCCCACGGATTCCCTGGTTACAATCAGCACCACGATGCGGAAGGTTTCCAATACGGTGAAAATTTGTGTCACGGACCAAGGGCCGGGAATTCCGCTCCAAGAGCAAAAATATGTCTTTGAGCGTTTCTACCGTGGAAAGAGCATCCAAAAAATTACCGATGGCGCCGGATTGGGGCTCAGCATTTCCCGGCAGATCATCGAAGCCCATTCAGGAGAAATATGGCTGGAAGAAACGGCGCCAACCGGAAGTGCCTTCTGTTTCACACTCCTCTTGGCTACGGACCGACATTTCGAGGGTTCATGAAACGATCGCTTCGAACCACTGCTCTCTTTCTCGGGATTTTCCTGATCCCAATCTTCTGGGGCTGCACACCCGCAACAGCACCCTGGAGACTGGACAGAAGCATTTTACGACCCGCGGCAACCGAGCTGGACTGGAGCCTGGGCCATGAACGGTTGGCGCGGGCATTGAGCGCCTACCAGCGTGCGGACTACGTTGAAGCGCGATCACTGTTCCTGCGGGTAGCCTTGGAAACGGATACGGTGGATGTCCTGGACAGGACGATGCTGGGAGCAATTCTTTCCGGTTTGTTGTCTGCCGAAAACGTGGAGGAAGTCACACGGCATTTGCTTGATTTTGACAATATTGCCTCTGAAATTGAGACAGATGTTGGAATCATCACACCGGATCTCCTGCGGCCCATACTTCAGTTTGCCCTCGCATTCCATGAGGAACAACGGAGCAACCGCAAGTTGCGTGATGAATTTGAGGGCAAGTCCAGGCAGATCGCTGCCCTGAAGAGCGAGATTTCCCTGTTGCGAACCCAGATCCAGGAATTGGAGGCGTTGTTTCAGTTTCTCGAGCAACAAAAACGTCAACTCACCATACCTGGGAGCGTCCGTTGAGTCAGGGAGACAATCAATCAAGTCATTGCGTGCTCGTGGTGGATGACGACCCAAACATTCTCCACTTGCTGGAGACGAGACTGGCTTCGGCCGGCTTTTGCGTCACCACCGCCCACGACGGCCATGAGGCGTTGACCCGGTTGCACGAACATACCGTTGACCTGGTACTTTCGGATATCCGAATGCCCGGGCTGAGCGGCCAGGAGCTTTTGCGGGAAATTCGGGAACAGTGGCCGGGGTTGCCGGTTATTTTGCTGACGGCCTACGGCCGCATTCCCGAGGCCGTGGCGTCGGTCCAACAGGGAGCAGCCGACTACCTGACCAAGCCCTTCGATGGGCGGGAACTTGTTGCCAAGGTCCAGGAGGTGCTTGCCGGAAGGCCCTGCACTCGCCCTCAGAGCCATGTGTCCTCCGAGTTGACGGATATCGGCCTGGTGGCCGGGCAAAGTCCGGCCATGGCCAAATTGCTGACATTGGTCAAACGCGTCGCCCCAAGTGACGTCACCGTGCTTCTCGAGGGAGAATCCGGGACAGGCAAGGAGCTTGTCGCAAGGCTGTTGCATCGGCTGAGCAAGCGGGCAAACGGACCGTTGGTGGTGGTTGATTGCGGCTCAACGCAGCCGACATTGTTGGAAAGCGAACTCTTCGGGCACATCAAAGGGGCGTTCACCCATGCCATGCAGGAAAAACAGGGCC
This is a stretch of genomic DNA from Desulfonatronum thioautotrophicum. It encodes these proteins:
- a CDS encoding AMP-binding protein, translating into MDKPILREITLGRLLDEAVRDYPDNDAVVYVDRGFRLTYQEFSDVVDQLARGLLHLGVRKGEKVAVWATNVPYWVALQFATARIGAVLLTVNTNYKANELAYVLEQSEAENIFLIDGFRDTDYVAVINELVPELRTAPRGYLRSKRFPRLKRVFFLGPEKHRGMYSIPELLALGHMVPWDAYNARQATLDPHDVVNMQYTSGTTGFPKGVMLTHANIANNGYWIGENQLFTHKDRICLPVPLFHCFGCVLGVLAAVSHGSTLVILEGFNPVHVMASVEQERCTALYGVPTMFIAVLEHRLFPKFDFSTLRTGIMAGSPCPVRVMRQVMEKMYMRDITICYGLTEASPVMTQTRVDDDLNRRVATVGRAMPAIEVRVVDPETNQPVAPGIQGEVCCRGYNVMKGYYNMPEATAQTIDSEGWLHSGDLGVLDEEGYLAITGRIKDMIIRGGENIYPREIEEFLYTMEGISDVQVVGVPSRKYGEEVGAFIVPKAGVTLTPEEVRDFCRGKIARYKTPRYVAFVDAYPMTASGKIQKYKLRETAGKLFPEAMR
- a CDS encoding helix-turn-helix domain-containing protein, which encodes MSKKNVGARIRSLREEQELSLEQLAERSGLEPDFIARMEASQDPPSLGPLVKAARGLGVRLGTFLDDHVSRDPLIVRFAERQAGLNMHRGQDSPVALRFFPLGVGKTDRHMEPFFIQVLPESAKDRHLSNHEGEEFIVVVSGEIEIRYGQETHRLKSGDSIYYNSAVPHHVGAVGGEAAQIYAVLYIPE
- the cbiE gene encoding precorrin-6y C5,15-methyltransferase (decarboxylating) subunit CbiE yields the protein MAPSSPPPVSPNAPCRVDVVGLGQGRCTDLDHCRRVIHAADVLVAGERILTEFPDFPGERLVIKAPLSSILEKLDQARDAGRRVVVLVGGDPCFFGIGPLLVRRWGRENVRLHPATTTLQAAAALLGIAWQDVATVSLHGRNRATPLFAALGRHSWVAVYTDHVHPPATLAAMLLERGADNFRMWVFENLGLADQRWGMFPLEEAQTNAFSPLNLVLLERLQEPKIRLTLGMSEHDYVHEQGLITKPMVRAAALAALSLEPENLLWDLGAGCGSVGIEAGLLLPAGGVVAVEKEARRVAMIRKNVRRTNAFWVHVLHGRMPDCLTYLPEPDRIFLGGGLSQGDSLLETVCTRLRPGGRLVAALVLLESLEQVRVHLDRLHWPVELLQVQASHATPLAGGVRLNALNPVFLISSRKPDS
- the cobM gene encoding precorrin-4 C(11)-methyltransferase; the protein is MSPAPLPVVHFVGAGPGDPELLTLKAQRLIREADLIIYAGSLVPVVMLEGAKDSCRIVDSSGLTLDQTHELIRDAVRSGRRVVRLHTGDPGLYGAVREQARLLDAEGISYAVVPGVTAAMAAAAAANVSFTIPKICQTLILTRLDGRTRVPELEQLRGLAAHQAALAVYLSGPNHQRLAQELLDGGYPPDTTIIAAHRVGWPEEDIQRLTLDKLAKTEAEPLWERQTIFLVLPSQELATTSRLYAPEFEHGFRGERGSSPVSAVAEVASSRQ
- a CDS encoding addiction module protein, with the protein product MHQDVVLIEKEALSLPLDQRALLVERLFQSLGREDELITQRWSEEAEKRLDAYYAGKVSAVDGPSFVASLRRELA
- a CDS encoding GDP-L-fucose synthase family protein — translated: MQDNTKIYVAGHRGLVGSALVRVLEAKGCRNVLQRTSAELDLTDQEAVRRFFEQERPDSVFLAAAKVGGILANNTYPAQFIHVNLAIQTNVIHEAWRSGVRRLLFLGSSCIFPRDCPQPMKEEYLLTGPLEPTNRPYAVAKIAGIEMCWAYNREYGTRYLAVMPTNLYGPNDNYDLAGSHVIPAMIRKFHEAKVAGAPHVTLWGTGAPRREFLHVDDLARACVYLMDLPETEYAGLLKEDVAPLLNIGSGEDQTIRELAEMVRETVGYQGDIVWDTGKPDGTPRKLLDVSRMRNLGWKPVLDLQEGLEMTYQDFLATPRLPSSATGAG
- a CDS encoding TIGR04211 family SH3 domain-containing protein translates to MKTLLWMTSLFFFSLLFSTDDVHARSIYVADRQEITKRTGPSTDHRIVKMLPSGTLLTVLEEGDGWLRVRDGEGSSGWVLQRFTTSELPARLQLERLQQEHENLREASGGALGRIAELEATTRQLENTLSETAQNYAALEQEHAALLTEAAHVVELRQRHDTTTVQLEQVQTRVQELSSENEQLRASERLRWFLFGGGVVFTAWFFGFLTGRMQRKRRSGLQY
- a CDS encoding sensor histidine kinase, which codes for MASRPLRIGITTKLLAWSLALITIFYIITFALFLGIKGIVSTSGRIVNEDFATITQSDQVMDTLLSYLENLRKYQILGREEYLSASWDHLENLQLLVGGTVIRRDHSPGLFSLQTDLAKYLHNGNHGLFPGENEAERWISLVSMDRMDRFERINTSVQSIYAKGAAAYRWGLIGLATATFLGIAASLGVALHLHRSLRAIRQGIGRMTHNEEFQPIRTNSSDELGELAEAFNAMAERLEVEARMRAEFISMLSHEIRTPLTSIREAISLVQDGVLGPVDQRQSAYLDIAQKEAHRLSDLLSKLMQISNLGSKGIELHIQALPLRNLVQEAILRVQPIAVKKSITIAPPDLDENTWVLADKEHIQQVLFNLLGNALKFTPTDSLVTISTTMRKVSNTVKICVTDQGPGIPLQEQKYVFERFYRGKSIQKITDGAGLGLSISRQIIEAHSGEIWLEETAPTGSAFCFTLLLATDRHFEGS
- a CDS encoding sigma-54-dependent transcriptional regulator produces the protein MSQGDNQSSHCVLVVDDDPNILHLLETRLASAGFCVTTAHDGHEALTRLHEHTVDLVLSDIRMPGLSGQELLREIREQWPGLPVILLTAYGRIPEAVASVQQGAADYLTKPFDGRELVAKVQEVLAGRPCTRPQSHVSSELTDIGLVAGQSPAMAKLLTLVKRVAPSDVTVLLEGESGTGKELVARLLHRLSKRANGPLVVVDCGSTQPTLLESELFGHIKGAFTHAMQEKQGLIQAANEGTLFLDEIGNISMEMQTRLLRFLQEKTVRRLGDVHTTKVNCRVVAATNADLAAMVAQGTFREDLYYRLKVVRVHVPPLRDRREDIPALAQYFLASFSRQSDIPCPGLSEAALHRLEKHSWPGNVRELRHVLEVSALLSDNPLLSAENLHMEPSTQQPEDTVLSLDESERNALVRALKHVNWVQKDAADLLGISRRAMHYKVRKYGIDIPKRGEKF